GTCAGCACCACATCGGGTCGAAGCTCCCGGATCAGCGCCACCAGGCGGCGGACAACTTCCTCAAAGGGAGCGCGGATGAAGGCCGCCGGATGATCCTGATCGGGGGAGCCGGGCATCCCCGAGTCCCGATACCCCAGGAGATGGAGGCCATGAAGGCCCAGCGCCTCCACGGCGCAACGCAGCTCCATCTCCCGTATGGTCCCCAGATCCGCTGTCGATTCCATCCCCGGCGCCAGGGAGCCGGCCTCCCCCCGTGTCGCGCAGATCAGGTGAACCGTGTAGCCCCGCGACACATACAGCGCCAAGGTGCCCCCCGGACCGAAGGCTTCATCATCGGGATGAGCGAAAGCCGCCAGCAGCGTTCCCCGGGTCATTGCGGCCATGACACGCGCTGCAGAATACGCTGCAGAACAGGAAAACTCTCCTGGATCTCCGCCAAACTGGGCATCTCGAGGATCAGCATAGGGCGATTCAGGCAGCGGACCAGCCGGCTGAGGACCGGTTCCATTGGGATCGCTCCGTGGGTGAGAGGAAGATGTCGATCCTGAACCCCAGTTGTGTTATGAAGATGCGCATAGATCAACACGGGCTCCAGCACGTTGATCCACGCTTGCAGCGGAACGCGGGAATATAAATAGGCGTGGCCGATATCCAGACACGCCCCGACGTAAAAGTGGTTCACCTTCTGGATGACCTCGACCTGAAGGAAAGGGTCGGGCTCCCACATGTTCTCCAGCGCGATCCGGATGCCCATCTCCTGGGCCTCCAAGGCCAGCGCGGCCCAGAAGCCTACCTGCCGTTCCAGCCATCGCGGGCGATAGGAGGATTCATCCACCAGCGGATTGTAATTCAGGTGAAAGTTCACCAACCATGCCCCCAGCTCGGCAGCGATCTCCAGTGACTGGCGATAGCGATCCATCGCCACCGCCGCGATTCGCGGATCCACGCTTCCGCTGAACAGATCCACAAAGGGGCCGTGCAGAGAGATGGGACCGGAAAACCCGGCCAGGGCCTGGCGATAGCGATGAAGCAACTCCCGCCATTCACCATCCAGGATCTCTGGCTGGGCGAATTCCTGAAGCTCCAGACCCAGACTGTGCACCTCTGCGAAATCGCGGAGGGCAGGCAGATCCTCCAGCTTGCCGCAACTGATCCCAATCATAAGCCCTGACCGGATCCACCTGGGGGGACCAGAGGGATGCCCCAACTTGTTACCGGACCTCTCTTCGAAGGGCAGAAGGAATGCCACCTTTCGTTCCCCAACAGAAGCCATATCTCCCGGATGCATCGTAAGGGGACGCCTGGCATCCCCTCCATCGCCCGGTCCTGGCTATTTTTAGTTTGTGAACATCCCTGAAGCATCCAGGAGACTTGAGGGCCGTGGAGGCCCTGCCAGGATCCATCCCGTCTTCCTACCCCTATTGAGGCGTGGCACCCCTGCACAAATTTCATTCTACTACGGGATATACGGGAAGACCGGATGGCCTCTCCATGGGATCTGGAGGGTCCTACGGAGGGGACGGTTTCGTAATTATACTATTCTACAAAGCGGCGCTGGTAAAACAGGAGATGGGTGCTTCCATAATCCCGGCGGTCTGCCCAACCCAGATGGTGAAGCGAAACTTCCGCGAATTCCCGGGGGTGGATCTGAACCACGATGATCCCTGAGGCGGTCAGCCAACCCGGTCGGGCATCCAGGAGCTCGAGCGTGCGACGCCACCATCCCCGATACTGGGGCGGGGCCACATAGATGAAATCAAAGGGCTCAATGGGCCCGGAGTGCAGGAAATCGAAGACATCCGCCCGAACCACCCGGGCCCGATCGACGAAGCCGGTCTGCCGCAGGTTCTCCCGAAGCACACGGATCGCCCGCGGGTCTTTCTCCACAAACACCGCCTCCGTCGCCCCCCGGCTCAGCGCTTCAATGCCCACGCTGCCGGTGCCTGCGAAAAGATCCAGCACGCGGGCCCCCACGATAGAAGGCCCCAGGATGTCGAAAAGGGCTGTCTTCACCCGATCCGTGATCGGACGGGTGCTCGAGCCCGGCAGACTCTTCAACCGGCGCCCCTTTGCGGAACCCGCGATCACCCGCATCAATGTCCCCAATCCCGCAGATATCGGAAATCAATCCCTACCGTTCGTGAAGTCAGCTTGGCGATGAGCGGCGTCCGCCGCTTGAACTGCGTGTCGCGGACCATGCGCCACAGGCGGCGGACGGTTTCTCCATCGAAGCCCAGGGCGATGACCTGATCCAGAGTCATCCGTTCCTCCACCAGCAGGTAGAGGATACGATCCGCTTCATCGTAGGTCACCCCCAGCTCCCCCTCGTCCGTCTGGCCCAACCACAGATCCGCCGTGGGCGGTTTGCGGATGATCTCCTCCGGCACTCCGACGGCACGAGCTAGCTGGCGGACCTGGTTCTTGTATAGATCGCCGAGAGGGGCCAGGGCGTAAGCCCCATCTCCGTAGAGCGTGAAATAGCCCAGCAGGATCTCCGTCTTGTTGCTGGTGCCCACCACCATCCCGCCCCAGGCCGCGGAGAGATCATACAGGACGATCATCCGCATGCGGGCCATGACATTGCCCCGGCGCCGGGCATCCATGTCCGGGAACCGCTCGAAGAGCGGCTCCACCATCGGCGTGATTTCCACCGTCTCGGAGGGCACCCCCAGCTGCTCGATGACCAGATGGGCATGGAGCAGGCTATCCGGAGAGGAAGTGCGATAGGGCATGCGCACCGCCAGGACGTTTTCGGGGCCCAGGGCCTCCGCCGCCAGAAAGCATGTGAGCGAAGAATCAACTCCGCCTGAGAGGCCGATCACCGCCCGCCTCATCCCGAATTTGCTGATCTCATCCCGGATGAAACGAACCAGCACGCCCCGCACCAGATCCGGATCGATCCGCATTCGAGCATCCACCCATTCCCGGATCCGCTGCGGATCCATCATCCCATCCCGTTCGATGATCCTCCAGGCCCTCATGCGCGCTCACTCTCCTATGATTTGAATAACGATCTCCCGTCGGCGGGGACGGATATCAAAATCGATCAGCACGATCTGCTGCCAGGTTCCAAGCAGAAGGCGATGATCCTGAAAGGGGATGGTGAGGGAGGGACCGATCAGCGAAGCCCGGAGATGGGAATGCCCGTTTTGATCCCCCCATCGAAGGTTGTGACGATATTCTCGTGAGGCGGGGATCGCCTCCTCAAGCCAGCGCTGCAGATCCTCCACTGCTCCGGACTCGAACTCCATGGTGGTTAGCCCGGCGGTGGACCCCGGGACGAAGACGGTCACGATGCCTGCCTTCAGGCCGGAGCGCGTCACCGCCTCCGCTACCGGTTCCGTCAGATCCACCACATCGTTGTTCCCCCGGGTTCGCACGGTCAGGCGCTCGGTGACCACCATCCCTTCGGCCCTCCTCCGATCACGAAGCGCTTTCCCCTGGCCCCATCCGTTCCATGCGCCCCAGAAGCCGCAGGCTCTCCAGGTCCTCTAGGTCCGCCGGGCGATACCGCTGGAATAACTCATAGACGGCCCGGAACTGCTCGGAGGTCGCCGGGCCCAGCATGCGGGCGATGTCCGCCAGATCCTGGAGCCGCCCTGCTTCAAATTTCATGAGAATTAAATAAGGCATGGGCATGATAGGGAGCCCGGCATCGTCTCGATTCCCCTGAGCTGCCTCCAGGGCCTCCCCGGCCCAGGGATCATGCAGCTCCAGCACATCGAGGCGCACCCCTTCCGGGGAAACCCAGGAAGATCCCGGGATCGCCAGCTCCCCTCCATACTGGAAGCCTGCCTCCCGCAAACGCCGGCGAACCTCCGACCCATCCTTCGCATGGACAGCGATATCGAAATCCTGCGTCGCCCGCTCCGGCATGTAATAACGGGCCGCCAGCGCACCCACTACCGCCCATGGGATCGGATCGAGGATCGATCGCAGATCGGGAAGACCGGACAAGGGCGACCTCCGGGCGAGGAACTCCCACCGGCTTCCAGCGCCTGGCCGGGCGCGCCGGAGCGCCATCTGGATCAGCGCCTTCCGCATCCAGACCCGAGGATCCATTCATCTCCTTATGGAATCTGAACCTGCATATTCAGGGGCACCATCTCGAACCAAGTGTTGCCCGGCTTCAGCGGGATCGGCTGGCCCTGCGCATCGACGAAGCGAAGCATATCTTCCCGCCGAAAGCGCTGCCACTGCCCCTCATACATTTGACCATCCCGAAAGATTCGAACCGGCCCGCTGCCCCAGATTTGAATCTCAATGGAATAGTTCCCCAGCCGATCCTCCAGGATGTCCGTGGTCTGGTGGTGGGCATAAACCACCACCACATTGAGGGCGGAGAGCTGACGTCCGGTGAGCGCATCCATATGAGGATGGCCTGCTGTCCAACGCAGCCATCGTCCGGAACCCCGATCGTATCGCCAGGTGACTGGCTCCACCCGATAAGGGATGATAAACGTGGAAACCGGTTGACCACCGACGGGAGGCTGTTCGGAAAAGCGCATCCCCCGCAGATCCTGCGGGGCGTTGATCCCCCGGCGGGTCGCTTCCTCCCAGAGCCGCCAGGTGCTGGTGAAGAGGGTATGCTCCACCGCAACTCCCTCCCGGTGTATGCGCCAGAAGATCGGCGCGCCCACGCCGAAGTCCGGGCTCAGCGCTCGTTCCAGAAAGTCCGAAGCGCGGATCCGCGCGTTGACCCCCGCGCTGGCGCCGGAATAGGCCAGAATCGCCTTGAACATCACCGGGAGCTCCAGATCGATCAGCCGGGCGCTGCGGACGGGGCCCACCGGCTCCGCATCCTGGCTCAGATAGATGGCGGTGAAACGGGTGACCCCGCCCTCCGCGTAATGCTCGAAGACCAGATCCGCCCGATCCACCCCCGATTGCGGACGGACCACCGGGGGATAATTCGAGATCTTGATCGCGAGGGGCCGCCGCTTCAGCACAGCCGGGTCCGACACCCGCAGGCCGGTTAACGGATTCACATCCGGGGGGAATGCATCGATGGAACCCACAGAGGGCGCAGTGGGCGTCGGCGCAGGAGACGGGGTGGGCGTGACGTTCCTCTCGTTCACCGCAAGAGGTGGCGGCATGGTCGGCGTGGGAGGCTGGGGTCCCGCCGGGGTCGCCCGAGAGGCGCAGGCCGTCACCAGCCAGAGCGCGATCCATAGCACTCGAAGCACCCTCTGGGCCATAGAAAATCGCTCCGCCGGGTAAGCTCCAGCGAAAGTATAGCATAACCTGAAGGTCGCTTCTTCCGAGGTCTTCCGGGTCCAGCCCCCAAATTTCCGGGAGAAGACCCACCGCGCAACCCCTGCCTGGGGTTGATTCTGGGGGCTCACCCCCTGGTAT
This Thermoflexus sp. DNA region includes the following protein-coding sequences:
- a CDS encoding sugar phosphate isomerase/epimerase family protein, which produces MIGISCGKLEDLPALRDFAEVHSLGLELQEFAQPEILDGEWRELLHRYRQALAGFSGPISLHGPFVDLFSGSVDPRIAAVAMDRYRQSLEIAAELGAWLVNFHLNYNPLVDESSYRPRWLERQVGFWAALALEAQEMGIRIALENMWEPDPFLQVEVIQKVNHFYVGACLDIGHAYLYSRVPLQAWINVLEPVLIYAHLHNTTGVQDRHLPLTHGAIPMEPVLSRLVRCLNRPMLILEMPSLAEIQESFPVLQRILQRVSWPQ
- the rsmD gene encoding 16S rRNA (guanine(966)-N(2))-methyltransferase RsmD — its product is MRVIAGSAKGRRLKSLPGSSTRPITDRVKTALFDILGPSIVGARVLDLFAGTGSVGIEALSRGATEAVFVEKDPRAIRVLRENLRQTGFVDRARVVRADVFDFLHSGPIEPFDFIYVAPPQYRGWWRRTLELLDARPGWLTASGIIVVQIHPREFAEVSLHHLGWADRRDYGSTHLLFYQRRFVE
- a CDS encoding NAD+ synthase, coding for MRIDPDLVRGVLVRFIRDEISKFGMRRAVIGLSGGVDSSLTCFLAAEALGPENVLAVRMPYRTSSPDSLLHAHLVIEQLGVPSETVEITPMVEPLFERFPDMDARRRGNVMARMRMIVLYDLSAAWGGMVVGTSNKTEILLGYFTLYGDGAYALAPLGDLYKNQVRQLARAVGVPEEIIRKPPTADLWLGQTDEGELGVTYDEADRILYLLVEERMTLDQVIALGFDGETVRRLWRMVRDTQFKRRTPLIAKLTSRTVGIDFRYLRDWGH
- a CDS encoding secondary thiamine-phosphate synthase enzyme YjbQ; this encodes MVVTERLTVRTRGNNDVVDLTEPVAEAVTRSGLKAGIVTVFVPGSTAGLTTMEFESGAVEDLQRWLEEAIPASREYRHNLRWGDQNGHSHLRASLIGPSLTIPFQDHRLLLGTWQQIVLIDFDIRPRRREIVIQIIGE
- a CDS encoding DUF3048 domain-containing protein encodes the protein MAQRVLRVLWIALWLVTACASRATPAGPQPPTPTMPPPLAVNERNVTPTPSPAPTPTAPSVGSIDAFPPDVNPLTGLRVSDPAVLKRRPLAIKISNYPPVVRPQSGVDRADLVFEHYAEGGVTRFTAIYLSQDAEPVGPVRSARLIDLELPVMFKAILAYSGASAGVNARIRASDFLERALSPDFGVGAPIFWRIHREGVAVEHTLFTSTWRLWEEATRRGINAPQDLRGMRFSEQPPVGGQPVSTFIIPYRVEPVTWRYDRGSGRWLRWTAGHPHMDALTGRQLSALNVVVVYAHHQTTDILEDRLGNYSIEIQIWGSGPVRIFRDGQMYEGQWQRFRREDMLRFVDAQGQPIPLKPGNTWFEMVPLNMQVQIP